The Trypanosoma brucei brucei TREU927 chromosome 4, complete sequence genomic sequence AGAGACGAACAACACTATGGTCTTCCGACCACTCGAGAACAGGGGGCACCGATCCGCCAACCAGCTCCTTCCGCTCCAGCGTGTGGAGCGTGGCAACAGATAACTGCCCGAGGCGTGTTTGTTCCTTCAACAGCGCATACGATACGAAGTAAGTGGGAACAACACCACTTAATTCGGAAATCACGCCATCTCCGCATTGCTCACGCGTACGTTCTTGCTCGTTACGCCACCCATCAGATACCCAAGGCTGCCAACGCACAAGCGGCCCCTCATCTCCATCTTCACCAAGTGTTGTCGAGCTTAAGGAAAGGAACAGTGGCACAAGAGGCATAAGAGCGCTCTTAAACGCCTCAAACGACATGTCTGATGGCACCGTTTCCATCGATATCGCCCTTCGCCACACAGTTCTCACGGGAAGTGGTTGAGCGGGAATGACACGAAGCAAATGTCGGGGTGTTAGGTGAGGACACACGGTAGGGTGGATCGCTGATATGTACTGGTTAAGCGCTTCATCCAATTCAGCGGCTGACGCCCCAGATGGCGATAacatttttctcactttgCGCAACGCCCCAGCCGGCAGGTGTTGCCATAGCTTCATATGGTTCCTCATCCGAACAAAAAGGTTGGGGCACAGCAGAACTTGAAGTGGCGTTGACGcgcacaaaataataataataataatgtatatatacatgaaTACAGTAGTAGAAGGGATTGTGAGCCACACTCCATCTGCATCCCACCGTAAATATCTGCCATTgcgtctttgttttttttggttgtaCGAACAGGAAAAAGGCCACGCGCGTCAAAGGCACcatcgcccccccccccctctcgtCTACACCAATATGACTGCTATCACAACCTCCGCAACAGCTCATCCATCTTCGCCACGATTCGTTCCTTCAGTGCCGATCCTGCCTCTAGGTAGATGAATGTATTACCGAACCGCCACGAAAGCCAGCAATACATTTCTGCATGACGGTATAAGTCTTCCATCCGCGACAATATACGATGTGCTCGTTCACTGTCCTTATGAGTTTTTAAGTGCGCACATTGCCCCACGAGTTGTTCAAACTCCTCATCAATACGGAGGCGAACGGGCCCCCCGGTAGCATGATCACGCGCAAAACAACGCAGCAGGTCGAATGTGTCCTTGTTGCGTGTATTCACCGGTACGTAGCAGAAAAGGATCCTATCGGTAAGAGACAGACCTGGCACGGCATCCAACTCCCTTGCAACCTGCAGCAGCGACCGCGACAGGTCACacggaaaaaacaaatcggAGGTCTTACACTGACTGGAGAAGTCCTTTACATGACCGTAGAATACATCTTGCGGCACCACACCTGAGGTCTTCAATCTCTTCTTGTCGGAATTCATTGTGACATACAGCTCCAATATGTCGGCTGTGGGCAGTAATCCAGCCCTCTGCAGAGGGGAAAGTCGAGCGTTAATAGCGCTTTCAAGTGTCGGAAAGTCATCCGCGTGAAGTGTGGTACAGCGGCCGAAAGTGTTGGCCCTGAGTACTCCAAACCGGCCGGCGCGACCGGCTACCTGCACCGTGGTTGCCTGCGGTAAGCTTGTCATCTGTTTTCCGTCGAATTTTTTCATTGATACGAAAATAATGCGCTCAATGCTCATGTTCAAGCCATAGGCAATAGCATCCGTGGACACTAAAACATGTTTTTTCGAGTCCTTGCCCTCTACCGCTTCCCGGACCCCACGGTTGAATGCGTCAGCCTGGGCCTCACGCACGGCAAAGGGCATAGAGCCATATATATAGTGAGCCGCAACGCCAGGCAGCTTTTCCAGCTGTGATTTCATAGCAAAAATCATCTTGCGCGAGAAGCACACAAGGCAATCACCGTTTTCGACTTGCCGCAGATCTCCCCCTAACGCGGCTGATGTCCTGAGGGGAGCCAGCCGCTGATGTGGCACTAAACGAAGTCCCTTGAGCTCACGCGTTTTATACAACAAACTGCGGATAAGAGGTATTGCCCGTTCTTCTCCGCAGAGGTGAATCTCACGTGCCGGCAACCCCAATATGGCACGCGTCCATGCCCAACCCCTGTCCCCATCACCAATCATCTGCACCTCGTCAATTACCCCAACGTCAATTTGATAGTCAATAGGAGTCATTTCCACCGTGCATGAGACGTGCTCCGCTCCACCACCAAATTGCCGCTCGTCCCCGATAAGCAAGTCGCAAGGCACGCTCGCGTTAATACGCTTCCACACTTGCGCCGCCAGTGCTTTGATCGGCGCACAATAAACACCGCTCTTCGCCTTTACCAATTCCTCCAACGCCGCGTGAGTCTTCCCACTATTTGTTGGCCCATGATGAAAGATGAAACGCCGGCGCATGAAGCGTGCCTTCGGGTACCAGTCCCACGGTTCACCCATCGTCACCCTCAGTGGCGCCTTCCGCGCGATGTACCAAACCCCAAACTCCCTGAGAACAATGTTAATCCGTTCAAGATCACCGGGGGCCTGAACAAGTTCACCCAACCATGGTGGTGTGGCACCTGAACAGCCCTCCTCTGAGAATTCACCGAGATGCCGCAAAGCGTTCTCCACTGACATATCATGAATGAGCTGCCGCAGTTGCTCCCgggcgctgctgctgcggtaGATATAGTCACATACTGTTTGGATCAGTTTCCCCTCGCCATGGTTTGTGCAGTACGATTTAAAACACAGAAAGAGAACAGGTGCAGTAACTGACAAACGGCGCATACTGGTTGTGACGATAGCCTGCTAAAAAAAATTCCTCTCCTCACACGAACAGCCACCCTCTTATCATTTCAAGGATTCCCCCACCAAGACACGTGAGGAGGCGACTCGCACGAGGAAAACGTCGAAAAAATGATCTaggaaaaaagtgagaaatTGCGTGTCACAGAGTCGCCATATGATATACCGCTGGTGCCAATGCAGCCCACAAAAgcgaagggaagggaggacCAAAGGAGACGCAGTGCAGCATATCTGTGGAATACGAAGCAGTGCCACACTCCTAACAAAATGGATGGGGGACTAAATAGTATAAATAATTACTTAAGACACACCAAGATCGCTGCGTTTACAGGAGAGATAGAGAAAGaggtaaggaaaaaaagtgatgtAAACGCCCTCTCCACTGCTTTAATAAATCACGATTTCCTTTATtcagttattgttttttttcttttaccgaGGACTGCCGTTCTCTCTTGTCGCCTTTCACCACCTGTCTCTGACTGTAGGTGGTCAGATACACGAAGGAAGTGCCAACTTTTTTTCACCCGCAGCACCCTTTTCCCTCCGCCATCTGCACAcgtacagaaaaagaaaatcctCCCCgtggtgaaaagaagaaacaacaacgaaaacaataTTGGGTTATTGCTGCCACAAAGCTCtatatttatcttttttctttttatgtgCTGCCATTCTACTCACGCCACCCTCTTTCCctggagaaaaggaaacatcACTGCTCTTCCTCATTCTGACACTGCGCACCGTAAGACATCTCCGCCCCTCGGTCTGCCTCACCGAAGAGAAAGTCTTTTTCATGTTCCTGCAGAAGTTCCACGCTACGGCGCAAATCAATAAATAAGGAGTAAACCTTCTTGATGTCATGAATCGACACGGTTGAAGATCGGCGCTTCTGTGCGACGAGGCTTGCCGTCGTGATGAGCTGAAGAACATAACGCAGGGACGTGCTTTTGCCCAACATGGTGAGGAGCGCAACCGCCTCATCATCCATCTCCAcgtcctcttcttcacatcGGATATGAATGATCTTGCTTAGTTCGGCCTCACTGTAAGGCTTAGTCGTTATAATGACCATCCGATCCAGGAGGTCGATGGGAATGCCATGAGGGGCTTTGTATTGTGTCCCACGAATACGGGCGATACCACGGTTGGAGGCCATGACGACCACAGGCGCAAGTGGGCTCTCAAGAGCCCTGTTGAGCCATGAAAAGCATTCGATATCCAACATGTGAACTTCATCAATAAAAAGAACACCGGGAATAATCTcgcccttcccttcctcacgCCACTCCGCTACTCGCTGGTCAATCTGCTCACGTACCTCGTGCTTTATCTCGCCCGTGTCACCAGCAAAGAGAGCAAGAAATCCCTGTTGCCTGGAGTTAATCACGTCAATCTCGTGCAGTGTAACAGTGTGGACaacttcttttcgttttgatAACTCACCCTCAGGGGTTTGCACAAAACGAGTGTTCGCAGACATAGCATCGTAGTCCTTGCTGCGAATAAAACTACGACCAAGCTTATTAACACGACCTGTTGCCTTATCAATAGTGATGACATCACCCACCTgtaccttttccctttggaGGCTCTCAATCATTTTCAATCCAAGATCAAAGGTAGACTCCATGTCGGATGTCTTTAACACAAGTTGCCCTGTGCGGCCCTTTGCCTCCGCTGGGTTGACAGACGGTCGATCAATAGAAATCTCCACGACCTCGCCCTCTATCATCTCCGTCTCTTCCTTAATACGCACACCAATGCTACGGCGAAATGCCTGCGTCAACGCCTCCGTCTTCGACATCTCCAGTGAGAATATTTCACTTCCAGCAATCATCGTAAAAGGCGTCTCAGCACCCAGTGCTTGCGCCATTCCCATCGCAATAGCCGTTTTACCCGTACCAGGGCCGCCAGCAAGGAGGACACAGCGACCAGCAATTTTTCCTTCACGGATCATCTGAACTACGACG encodes the following:
- a CDS encoding RuvB-like DNA helicase, putative, which produces MAETNIRAEEVRDLTRVERIGAHSHIRGLGLDDALEARMSSQGMVGQVEARRAAGVVVQMIREGKIAGRCVLLAGGPGTGKTAIAMGMAQALGAETPFTMIAGSEIFSLEMSKTEALTQAFRRSIGVRIKEETEMIEGEVVEISIDRPSVNPAEAKGRTGQLVLKTSDMESTFDLGLKMIESLQREKVQVGDVITIDKATGRVNKLGRSFIRSKDYDAMSANTRFVQTPEGELSKRKEVVHTVTLHEIDVINSRQQGFLALFAGDTGEIKHEVREQIDQRVAEWREEGKGEIIPGVLFIDEVHMLDIECFSWLNRALESPLAPVVVMASNRGIARIRGTQYKAPHGIPIDLLDRMVIITTKPYSEAELSKIIHIRCEEEDVEMDDEAVALLTMLGKSTSLRYVLQLITTASLVAQKRRSSTVSIHDIKKVYSLFIDLRRSVELLQEHEKDFLFGEADRGAEMSYGAQCQNEEEQ
- a CDS encoding RNA helicase, putative (similar to ATP-dependent RNA helicase SUV3, mitochondrial precursor. (Swiss-Prot:P32580) [Saccharomyces cerevisiae]), which translates into the protein MRRLSVTAPVLFLCFKSYCTNHGEGKLIQTVCDYIYRSSSAREQLRQLIHDMSVENALRHLGEFSEEGCSGATPPWLGELVQAPGDLERINIVLREFGVWYIARKAPLRVTMGEPWDWYPKARFMRRRFIFHHGPTNSGKTHAALEELVKAKSGVYCAPIKALAAQVWKRINASVPCDLLIGDERQFGGGAEHVSCTVEMTPIDYQIDVGVIDEVQMIGDGDRGWAWTRAILGLPAREIHLCGEERAIPLIRSLLYKTRELKGLRLVPHQRLAPLRTSAALGGDLRQVENGDCLVCFSRKMIFAMKSQLEKLPGVAAHYIYGSMPFAVREAQADAFNRGVREAVEGKDSKKHVLVSTDAIAYGLNMSIERIIFVSMKKFDGKQMTSLPQATTVQVAGRAGRFGVLRANTFGRCTTLHADDFPTLESAINARLSPLQRAGLLPTADILELYVTMNSDKKRLKTSGVVPQDVFYGHVKDFSSQCKTSDLFFPCDLSRSLLQVARELDAVPGLSLTDRILFCYVPVNTRNKDTFDLLRCFARDHATGGPVRLRIDEEFEQLVGQCAHLKTHKDSERAHRILSRMEDLYRHAEMYCWLSWRFGNTFIYLEAGSALKERIVAKMDELLRRL